Part of the Microbacterium immunditiarum genome is shown below.
CTCGCAGGGGGTTCGCGGTGGCATCCGGACGACGCCACGCTGCGCGGCGAATTCTTCGAGCCGACGCTGCTGGCCGGAGTCGACGAGAGCATGATCATCAGCAAGGAAGAGACATTCGGTCCGGTGCTTCCGGTCTTCGAGTTCACCGACGACGACGACGTCATCGCGCAGGCGAACAACACGACATACGGCCTCTCGGCCTACGTCTTCGGTGCAGACTTCGATGTTCTCTGGGGCGCGATGGAGCGGCTCGAATTCGGCGTGATCGGCGTCAACGAGGTCATGCCCAACCGACCCGAGCTGCCGTTCGGAGGATTCAAGAACAGCGGGCAAGGCCGTGAGGGCGGGAACGAAGGAATCGAGGACTATGTGGAAACAAAGGCAGTCGCAATCAGGACAGGGCGTGGACGCATCATGTGATTCACGCCATCCCATCAGAACACATTTCCATTCAAGCAAGAATCAGGAGTTGATATGAGCACGAAGCCCAGAGCGATAATGGCCGTAACGATGGCGGTTGAGCCGGAGCACGACGAGGAGTTCAACCGCTGGTACAACGAAGAGCATGTGCCTGAGCGACTCGAATGTCCCGGTTTTCTTGTCGCACGACGGTTCAAGGCGGTAGAGGGTGAGTTCGAGCACCAGGAAGCCCTGAACTATCTGGCGATCTATGAGCTTGAATCCCTTGACACGCTTAAGGGTGAGCTGTACACGACGCGCGCTGCAAATCACACGGAATGGACCAAGCGGATCGGCCGGTTGCGTTTGGGGGGCCAGCGTTATGTATACGAAGAGATACCCACCACGAGTTGACCCCGACGAGAGGCCGTGCCGATGACCGCGGAGCTTCTGCTTCTTCCCGGAGTCACGCAGGATGCTCTTGTGTGGCAATGGATGGATCTGCCGCCCGCGCGGGCCTGGGTATACCCGGGACACGGCGACCGCGGACGCGCCCAGGACGGATTGACGCTGGAAGGTGTGGCCGACGAAATATGGTCCGTCGTGCCGACACAAGTGGATGTCGTCGGCGTGGCATTCGGCGGAGTGATCGCCCAGTACCTCGCCTTGCGGCATCCCGAATCGGTCAGGTCGATGGTGCTTGCGTGCACGACCGCGGCGTCAGAGGACGGTCAGCGGATGAGATCGAACGCGGAGGAGATGCGCACACGGGGAATGGGCCCGTACATCGAACCGGCGATCGGCCGATGGTTTCGCCGGAGCGCGCGAGAACGCGTGCCCGATGCCGTCGCACACATCGAGAACACGATGCAGGAGTTCTCTGCGGATGCTTATGCGGACGTGATCGCTGCGATGTCGGAGCACGACACGCGGAGCCGATTATCACGTATCGATCGGCCGGTCACCCTCGTGAAGGGTGAGCAGGACCGAGTCGGCGAAGGAGCCATCGATGCGCTGCATGCCGAACTGCCCCACAGTCGCATGTTCAGTATTCCGGGAGCGCATATGGTTCACGTCGATAATCCTGGCGGTTTCTCAGCGGTGATTCGTGACCATCTTGCGTGGGTGGACAATGGCGCACCCCTGGGAAAAAAGTTGGGATAGATGCCAGGTATTAGCTAGATCAGGCTTGGGCTGGGTTTGGTCTCGACGACCAGCGGTACTTGAGATCAGTTGGACGTCACAATCGAGTAGTGCAGCGCGTTGCGAGGAAGTGTCGCGCAGTCTTGAGCGGAGGAGATGGATTTGTCACCCCTTTCTGGTATTCGGGTTGTTGATTTAACACAATATGAGGCAGGAACTTCGTGTACGCAGAGCCTGGCATGGCTCGGTGCGGAGGTCATCAAGATCGAGTCGCCTCGGTACGGAGAGCAGGGGCGCATATCCTCTCGCGATATCCCGGGCATTGATTCGCCATACTTCTTGCTGCTGAACGCGAATAAGCAGAGTGTCGCCCTGGACCTGAAAAGCGAGCAGGGAAAGAAGATCATCAGGAAACTGATCGAGACTGCCGACGTCTTTGTGGAGAACTTCGGACCAGGGTCGATTGAGCGCCTGGGGCTGAGCTACGACGATGTTGCGGCCATAAACCCTCGCATCATCTACGGCACCATCAAGGGCTACGACCCGGAGGGTCCTTATGGCACCTACCTTTCAATGGATCCGATCGGGCAGGCGATGGGCGGCTCCATCGCGATCACTGGTCTTCCGGACGGGACGCCGGTGCGTCCTGGACCGACTATGGCTGATACGGGAAGCGGTCTGCATCTCACGATCGGTATCCTCGCTGCCCTCAGAGAGCGGGATACCAGCGGGGAAGGCCAGAAGGTGTCGGTATCCATGCAGGAAGCGATGATCAACTTCTGTCGCATTTCGTATTCTCGGACGATATCGGCCGGTGATCGCCCTGTTGAACGCGCCGGCAGCGGTATGGGCCTGAAGGCGGCTCCGGCGCGTCTCTATGTCTGCAAGCCAGGTGGACCAAACGACTATATATACGTGTATGCGTCGAGGACGCCCCAGAGTCGGCATTGGGACCGCATTCTGGAGACTATCGGTCGAGAGGATCTGAAGGGCGACCCCCGCTTCGCGACGGCAGAGAGCCGCTGGGAACACAGGGAGATCGTCGATGGGATCATCTCGGAGTGGACTGGGCAGCGTACGAAGATCGAGGCAGTTCATGCTCTCGCGGGTGCGGGGGTTCCGGCCGGTGCTGTCATGAATCCTGCAGAACTCGCCGAAGATCCGCATCTGAACTCCAACGGCGCGTTCGTCAAGGTGTCCCGTCCGGACCGCGGCGAATACAAGATGCCCGGGTGGCCGGTGAAGATGTCTCGCTGGAAGCCCACGATCGTAGCCGCACCCACTCTGGGGGCTAATACTCGCGAGGTCCTGTCGACCCTCGTGGATGTCACCGACGCTGAGTTGGACCAGCTCGAATCCGACGGAGTGATCTAAGGGCGGCTTCCACGCTGCCGAATGCCGTTCGGGACGCGAGCGGTTAGCGATGCGTGCTGTGAGCGCGCGGAGACGAAGGTACTGATGAGTGGTAATGACATGGTGAGCGGATACGAGCTGGTCGCTGAGACCGTTCGTGCATACGGTATTGATGACTGCTACTTCTTGATGGGCGGCCCAACCATCGATCTCGCCAACGAGATGGAGCGGTTGGGCACACGTATGGTAGACGTCCGACACGAGCAGGCTGCGGTGATGATGGCACACTCGTCGGCGGTCCTCAGGCAACGGGTCGCATTGGCGATGTGCTGTTCAGGGCCCGGTTTCACGAACACGCTGACGGGCATTGCGAATGCGTATGCCGACGGCGTGCCCGTCGTCGTTCTCGGCGGATCATCGAGAATGTCGGACTACGGTCGCGGAGGCTTTCAAGAACTGGATCAAGTGAGATTGGCCGAGCCGGTGACGACATGGTCTGTGAGGGTACAGGAAACGCGCCGGATCCCGGACATACTCACCAAGGCCTTTGCGCGCGCGCTGGGTCCATCGTCGGGACCCGTGTACGTGGATCTGCCGGGTGACGTGCTGTATGGAAAGGTGTCACGCGAAGACGTTCTCCCGGTGTCGGCGTATACAGTCGACGGTCCCCTGAGGTCATTGGCGGATGCTGACGCGGTGAGAGAGGCGGCCGAACTGATCGCCGCCGCGGAGCGTCCGGTCGTGATCGCCGGGAACGGAGCGCTCTGGTCCGAAGCGGGTGACGTGCTGCAGAAGTGGTTGAACGACACCGGCATCCCGGTATACGTGATGCCCCAGGCGCGCGGATTGATCCCTGAAGACCACGAACTCGCATTGCTCGAGGCCCGGTCCAGTGCGTTCAGGGAAGCTGATCTCGTCATCGTCGCCGGCGCACCGCTGAACTATGCGACGAGTCGGATACAGCCTCCGCGTTTCAAGCCTGATGTCAAGGTCGTGCAGATCGACAATTCTGCGAGCGAGCTTGGAAGCAGCCGTCACATCGATGTCCCGCTCTTGGGTGATGTGCGTTCGGTCATCTCGCAGCTCCACGACGCCTACCTCAGCGCCGGTAAGAATCCGAGGCATGAAGATTGGACGAATCGACTCAAGAGCGTCACCGAGGAGAAGCGTTCGCGGGCCGAGCAGGCCGATTTCGACTCCAGCCCGGCGATGCATCCGATCGAGCTGTGCCGGGTTGTTCGCGATTTTCTCGACAGAGATGCGATCTTGTGCGTGGACGGACAGGAGATTCTGACCTACGCGCGGCAGACGATCCCGACCTTCTATCCAGGTCACAGGCTCAACTCGGGGACTCTGGGCACGATGGGCGTCGGACTTCCGTTCGGGGTCGGCGCGAAGGCGACGCGCCCGGACAAGCAGGTCGTCGTGCTTCACGGTGATGGATCGTTCGGCATGAACGCCATGGAATTCGACACTGCAGTGCGGCACAACCTCCCGGTGATCACCGTCATCAGCAACAACGGCGGATGGACTGCAACGGATCGATACAAGGCTGGCCGAGAGCTCGGGTACTCCCGATACGATCTGGTGGCCGAGGCGTTGGGTGGTCACGGTGAGTTCGTGGAGAAGATCGAAGACCTGCTTCCCGCCCTCACCCGAGCCGCGGAAAGCGGTGTGCCGTCGGTTGTGAACGTGGTCACCGATAAGACGGCACGGGCGGCGACTACACAGTTCACGCGAGACGCGACGTGACCGTGACGGGCGCCATCCATGACGATGTGAACGTCGTCCGTTCTGTGGGATGCAGCGCATCGCGCCGTTTGCGGGCGACTCCGCGCTTCCCGCGCGCAAAGGGAGCATTGCGGTCGTGTCCGCGAGATTCTGCGGCCACTCCTCGGGGTGTTCTGGCCGAGAGAGGACGAGCTCATCGCCCGCCGCCGGGCGCTCCTGAGGGAGCATCCCCCGTTGATCCAGCGACAGTGGGCGAGGTTGATCGGCGTCGAGCAGCCCACCGCCGTGGTTGTGGCCGAACGGATGCGGACGTTGAGGACCTTCGACCGGCTCAAAGACATTGACGCCCCGCTCGCGTTCGTGGTCGTCGGCGACAGCGTGCTGCGCCTGAGTATCCGAAAGGGCGTCGAGTCGCACGGGGATCCGGCCGAGATCGATCCTCGGATCGAGGGCACGCTCCACACCCTCCGACAGGTCCTGCGGATACTTCCATGACCGCCAGAGCAATCCGCAAGCAGTCTCACGCATCCCGTCGTGGCATCTTCCTGCTGTTCTTCGGGCTCATTCTCGCGATGCTCCTCGCCGGGCTTAGTCAGACCGCGCTGAGCGCCGCTATGCCGACAATGGTCGGCGAGCTCGGTGGCGTAGACCAGATGCTCTGGGTCATGACGGCGTACATCCTGGCATCGACGATCA
Proteins encoded:
- a CDS encoding CaiB/BaiF CoA transferase family protein, yielding MDLSPLSGIRVVDLTQYEAGTSCTQSLAWLGAEVIKIESPRYGEQGRISSRDIPGIDSPYFLLLNANKQSVALDLKSEQGKKIIRKLIETADVFVENFGPGSIERLGLSYDDVAAINPRIIYGTIKGYDPEGPYGTYLSMDPIGQAMGGSIAITGLPDGTPVRPGPTMADTGSGLHLTIGILAALRERDTSGEGQKVSVSMQEAMINFCRISYSRTISAGDRPVERAGSGMGLKAAPARLYVCKPGGPNDYIYVYASRTPQSRHWDRILETIGREDLKGDPRFATAESRWEHREIVDGIISEWTGQRTKIEAVHALAGAGVPAGAVMNPAELAEDPHLNSNGAFVKVSRPDRGEYKMPGWPVKMSRWKPTIVAAPTLGANTREVLSTLVDVTDAELDQLESDGVI
- a CDS encoding DUF4286 family protein; this encodes MSTKPRAIMAVTMAVEPEHDEEFNRWYNEEHVPERLECPGFLVARRFKAVEGEFEHQEALNYLAIYELESLDTLKGELYTTRAANHTEWTKRIGRLRLGGQRYVYEEIPTTS
- a CDS encoding thiamine pyrophosphate-binding protein, translating into MSGNDMVSGYELVAETVRAYGIDDCYFLMGGPTIDLANEMERLGTRMVDVRHEQAAVMMAHSSAVLRQRVALAMCCSGPGFTNTLTGIANAYADGVPVVVLGGSSRMSDYGRGGFQELDQVRLAEPVTTWSVRVQETRRIPDILTKAFARALGPSSGPVYVDLPGDVLYGKVSREDVLPVSAYTVDGPLRSLADADAVREAAELIAAAERPVVIAGNGALWSEAGDVLQKWLNDTGIPVYVMPQARGLIPEDHELALLEARSSAFREADLVIVAGAPLNYATSRIQPPRFKPDVKVVQIDNSASELGSSRHIDVPLLGDVRSVISQLHDAYLSAGKNPRHEDWTNRLKSVTEEKRSRAEQADFDSSPAMHPIELCRVVRDFLDRDAILCVDGQEILTYARQTIPTFYPGHRLNSGTLGTMGVGLPFGVGAKATRPDKQVVVLHGDGSFGMNAMEFDTAVRHNLPVITVISNNGGWTATDRYKAGRELGYSRYDLVAEALGGHGEFVEKIEDLLPALTRAAESGVPSVVNVVTDKTARAATTQFTRDAT
- a CDS encoding alpha/beta fold hydrolase, translated to MTAELLLLPGVTQDALVWQWMDLPPARAWVYPGHGDRGRAQDGLTLEGVADEIWSVVPTQVDVVGVAFGGVIAQYLALRHPESVRSMVLACTTAASEDGQRMRSNAEEMRTRGMGPYIEPAIGRWFRRSARERVPDAVAHIENTMQEFSADAYADVIAAMSEHDTRSRLSRIDRPVTLVKGEQDRVGEGAIDALHAELPHSRMFSIPGAHMVHVDNPGGFSAVIRDHLAWVDNGAPLGKKLG